The following are encoded together in the Piscinibacter lacus genome:
- a CDS encoding HisA/HisF-related TIM barrel protein: protein MSPPLRLIPVLDLRAGQVVRARRGERASYQPLSGSALGAGPEPLDCAQRLLAACASRVLYLADLDALQGGAPQTAVIARLLRALPGLTLWLDAGLRRPADLQALAETLGCPLAAGAPLDANASPGLRPVWASEALSDAAALQAALPDAAARTTGLLSLDRRGDLPLDPAGCWDRPEAWPDSLILMTLERVGSGEGPDLALLRRLRAAVPGKCWIGAGGLRGPADAEEAAAAGASAWLVASALHEGRLGGLARA from the coding sequence ATGAGCCCGCCGCTGCGCCTGATTCCCGTGCTGGACCTGCGCGCCGGCCAGGTGGTGCGGGCGCGGCGTGGCGAACGCGCGTCGTACCAGCCGCTCAGCGGCTCGGCCCTGGGCGCCGGGCCCGAGCCGCTGGACTGCGCCCAGCGCCTGCTGGCCGCCTGCGCCAGCCGCGTGCTGTACCTGGCCGACCTGGATGCCCTGCAAGGCGGCGCGCCGCAGACCGCCGTGATCGCCCGCCTGCTGCGCGCCCTGCCCGGCCTGACGCTGTGGCTGGACGCCGGCTTGCGCCGGCCGGCCGATCTGCAAGCCCTGGCCGAGACCTTGGGCTGCCCGCTGGCGGCCGGCGCCCCGCTGGACGCGAATGCCAGCCCCGGCCTGCGGCCGGTCTGGGCCAGCGAGGCCTTGTCCGATGCCGCCGCCTTGCAAGCCGCGCTGCCCGATGCGGCCGCACGCACGACCGGCCTGCTTTCGCTCGACCGGCGCGGCGACCTACCGCTGGACCCGGCCGGCTGCTGGGACCGGCCCGAAGCCTGGCCCGACAGCCTGATCCTGATGACGCTGGAGCGCGTCGGCAGCGGCGAGGGCCCGGACCTGGCCCTGCTGCGCCGGCTGCGCGCCGCCGTGCCCGGCAAATGCTGGATCGGCGCCGGCGGCCTGCGCGGCCCGGCCGATGCCGAGGAAGCCGCCGCCGCTGGCGCCTCGGCCTGGCTGGTCGCCTCGGCCCTGCATGAGGGCCGCCTGGGCGGGCTCGCAAGGGCGTGA
- a CDS encoding formylmethanofuran dehydrogenase, with translation MSTSSPTPLPAAGWVSPWTALLDADQRLARAADGTLALAADTPAPCPLTAAALALRAARRDAPRMPTLDGQPLDSATAHATAARWLAQAQQPLITGLAADVDGQRALFRLAAACGAISDPVGGATWAEALMALQDRGQFTTTLSEVRERADLVLFLGSTPEARLPSFLRRAGLDGAPSRAAHPGSACPVPAGRRLRVLGAPAGEALAALGATAIDGLDLFGALAQLNALAAGRVARDADPALHALAAELHAAQYAVLVYEPSKLPAQGGLLIEGVQRLVGTLNAKGRAASLPLSGHHGLATAHYAHTWLSGLPLRTRVGPLGLEHEPRRHDAARLIATGGADLLLWVAAFGNEPAAPAAAGLPRIALVPPGAPVPEGTGPLLVIPVGTPGLDHAGHLFRSEGTTVLHLPAGDPSELPAVGTVVAAVAEAMAGAPAPSSPHAAKAPA, from the coding sequence ATGAGCACCTCCTCCCCCACCCCCCTGCCGGCCGCTGGCTGGGTCAGCCCCTGGACGGCGCTGCTCGATGCCGACCAGCGCCTGGCCCGCGCCGCCGACGGCACGCTCGCCCTGGCTGCCGACACGCCCGCGCCCTGCCCCCTCACTGCCGCCGCCCTGGCCCTGCGCGCCGCGCGCCGCGATGCGCCGCGCATGCCCACGCTCGACGGCCAGCCGCTCGATAGCGCCACCGCCCACGCCACCGCCGCGCGCTGGCTGGCCCAGGCGCAGCAGCCGCTGATCACCGGCCTGGCCGCCGATGTGGACGGCCAGCGCGCGCTGTTCCGCCTGGCGGCGGCCTGCGGCGCGATCAGCGACCCGGTCGGCGGCGCCACCTGGGCCGAGGCCCTGATGGCCCTGCAGGACCGCGGCCAGTTCACCACCACCCTGTCGGAAGTGCGCGAGCGGGCCGACCTGGTCCTCTTCCTCGGCAGCACGCCCGAGGCGCGGCTGCCCTCCTTCCTGCGCCGCGCCGGCCTGGACGGCGCGCCCAGCCGGGCCGCCCACCCCGGCTCGGCCTGCCCGGTGCCTGCCGGCCGCAGGCTGCGGGTGCTGGGTGCGCCGGCGGGCGAGGCGCTGGCCGCCCTCGGCGCCACGGCGATCGACGGCCTGGACCTGTTCGGCGCCCTGGCCCAGCTCAATGCCCTGGCCGCCGGCCGCGTGGCGCGCGATGCCGACCCCGCCCTGCACGCGCTGGCGGCCGAGCTGCATGCGGCGCAGTACGCGGTGCTGGTCTATGAACCGTCCAAGCTGCCGGCCCAGGGCGGCCTGCTGATCGAGGGCGTGCAGCGCCTGGTCGGCACGCTCAATGCCAAGGGCCGCGCGGCCAGCCTGCCGCTCTCGGGCCACCATGGCCTGGCCACCGCGCACTATGCGCACACTTGGCTCAGCGGCCTGCCGCTGCGCACCCGCGTCGGCCCCCTGGGCCTGGAGCATGAGCCGCGCCGGCACGATGCGGCCCGCCTGATCGCCACCGGCGGCGCCGACCTGCTGCTGTGGGTGGCCGCCTTCGGCAACGAACCGGCCGCGCCGGCCGCCGCCGGCCTGCCGCGCATCGCCCTGGTGCCGCCCGGCGCGCCGGTGCCCGAGGGCACGGGGCCGCTGCTGGTGATCCCGGTCGGCACGCCCGGCCTGGACCATGCCGGCCACCTCTTCCGCAGCGAGGGCACGACCGTGCTGCACCTGCCGGCCGGCGACCCGAGCGAACTGCCCGCGGTCGGCACCGTCGTCGCGGCCGTCGCCGAGGCGATGGCCGGCGCGCCCGCCCCCTCTTCCCCGCACGCAGCCAAGGCCCCCGCATGA
- a CDS encoding formylmethanofuran dehydrogenase subunit A translates to MSASSPTIRITGARVVDPARPGASAVREVGIQDGRLVELPAGQPADQTIDASGHTLMAGGIDLHSHIGGGKVNLARLLLPEDHRGNFEPLPLPENALELPSCGTCTPGTLATGYRYVEMGYTAAFEPAMMAANARHTHLEMGDTPILDHGAYVMLGNDELFLRLLAEGRDFETIRDYVGWTMNASKALGVKVVNPGGISAFKFNQRKLDVDEGHRHWQVTPRQVVQTLARALHELKVPHPLHIHGSNLGVAGNIESTLATIDALEGLPGHLTHIQFHSYGTEGPKKFSSAALRLAEAVNRHKNISIDVGQIMFGQTVTASGDTMRQHANAGLADPRKWIGADMEGEAGCGVVPFKYREQSYVNALQWVVGLEIFLSVEDPWRVVLTTDHPNGGPFTSYPHLIRLLMDRAFREEQLAKLHPEVAANCALKEMKRELTLEEIAIMTRSGPARLLGLKDRGHVGVGGAADLAIYRDDANPETMFRTPAWVFKDGLLVAREGRIVAAPAGGTHFVEPEFDRSIEKTLRAHWQDHQSTELEGVPIGHDELCACCRGGRLLPVECFNLQEAGA, encoded by the coding sequence ATGAGCGCGTCCTCCCCCACGATCCGCATCACCGGCGCACGCGTCGTCGATCCGGCCCGGCCCGGTGCCAGCGCCGTGCGCGAGGTCGGCATCCAGGACGGCCGCCTGGTCGAGCTGCCCGCCGGCCAGCCGGCCGACCAGACCATCGACGCCAGCGGCCACACCCTGATGGCCGGCGGCATCGACCTGCACAGCCACATCGGCGGCGGCAAGGTCAACCTGGCCCGCCTGCTGCTGCCCGAGGACCACCGCGGCAACTTCGAGCCCCTGCCCCTGCCCGAGAACGCGCTGGAGCTGCCCTCCTGCGGCACCTGCACCCCCGGCACGCTGGCCACCGGCTACCGCTATGTGGAGATGGGCTACACGGCCGCCTTCGAGCCGGCCATGATGGCCGCCAATGCGCGCCACACCCATCTGGAGATGGGCGACACGCCCATCCTGGACCACGGCGCCTATGTGATGCTCGGCAACGACGAGCTCTTCCTGCGCCTGCTGGCCGAGGGCCGCGACTTCGAGACGATCCGCGACTACGTCGGCTGGACGATGAACGCCAGCAAGGCCCTGGGCGTGAAGGTGGTCAATCCGGGCGGCATCTCGGCCTTCAAGTTCAACCAGCGCAAGCTGGACGTGGACGAGGGCCACCGCCACTGGCAGGTCACGCCGCGCCAGGTGGTGCAGACCCTGGCCCGCGCCCTGCACGAGCTGAAGGTGCCGCATCCGCTGCACATCCACGGCAGCAACCTGGGCGTGGCCGGCAACATCGAATCGACCCTGGCCACCATCGACGCGCTGGAGGGCCTGCCCGGCCACCTGACGCACATCCAGTTCCACAGCTACGGGACCGAGGGGCCGAAGAAGTTCTCCTCCGCCGCGCTGCGGCTGGCCGAGGCGGTCAACCGGCACAAGAACATCAGCATCGACGTCGGCCAGATCATGTTCGGCCAGACGGTGACCGCCTCGGGCGACACCATGCGCCAGCATGCCAATGCCGGCCTGGCCGACCCGCGCAAGTGGATCGGCGCCGACATGGAGGGCGAGGCCGGCTGCGGCGTCGTGCCCTTCAAGTACCGCGAGCAGAGCTATGTGAACGCCCTGCAATGGGTGGTGGGGCTGGAGATCTTCCTCAGCGTCGAGGACCCCTGGCGCGTGGTGCTGACCACCGACCATCCCAACGGCGGCCCCTTCACCAGCTACCCGCACCTGATCCGCCTGCTGATGGACCGCGCCTTCCGAGAGGAGCAGCTTGCCAAGCTGCACCCGGAGGTGGCTGCGAACTGCGCGCTCAAGGAAATGAAGCGCGAGCTGACGCTCGAAGAGATCGCCATCATGACCCGCAGCGGCCCGGCCCGCCTGCTGGGCCTGAAGGACCGCGGGCATGTGGGCGTGGGCGGCGCCGCCGACTTGGCGATCTACCGCGACGACGCCAACCCCGAGACCATGTTCCGCACGCCGGCCTGGGTCTTCAAGGACGGGCTGCTGGTGGCGCGCGAGGGGCGCATCGTCGCAGCACCCGCGGGCGGCACCCACTTCGTCGAGCCCGAGTTCGACCGCAGCATCGAGAAGACGCTGCGCGCCCACTGGCAGGACCATCAGAGCACCGAGCTGGAGGGCGTGCCCATCGGCCATGACGAGCTCTGCGCCTGCTGCCGCGGCGGCCGGCTGCTGCCGGTCGAGTGCTTCAACCTTCAGGAGGCCGGCGCATGA
- the fhcD gene encoding formylmethanofuran--tetrahydromethanopterin N-formyltransferase yields MSEAQTPVTAAAAPLIAPLVVNGVSIDESFAEAFPMRATRLIVTAHNATWAMHAGAAATGFATSVIACGAEAGIERVLGPDETPDGRPGLALLIFAMSSKELAKQLERRVGQCVLTCPTTAVYAGLPMDASADTLPLGKNLRFFGDGWQISKMIDGVRYWRIPVMDGEFVAQETTPMLRAVGGGNLLFCCTGTDEALAVSEAAVAAMKAVPGVIMPFPGGVVRSGSKVGSKYPALGASTNDAYCPALIGLAKKTELTPEVRCVMEIVIDGLSEAAVAQAMRVGMQTAVDHGAARGVLRIAAGNYGGKLGPYLFHLRKIWHEGAPGAAGQGARA; encoded by the coding sequence ATGAGCGAGGCCCAGACCCCCGTGACGGCTGCGGCCGCGCCCTTGATCGCACCCCTCGTTGTGAACGGCGTCAGCATCGACGAGAGCTTCGCCGAAGCCTTCCCGATGCGCGCCACGCGCCTGATCGTCACCGCGCACAACGCCACCTGGGCGATGCATGCGGGTGCCGCTGCCACCGGCTTCGCGACCAGCGTGATCGCCTGCGGCGCCGAGGCCGGCATCGAGCGCGTGCTCGGCCCCGACGAGACGCCCGACGGCCGGCCCGGCCTGGCCTTGCTGATCTTCGCGATGAGCAGCAAGGAACTCGCCAAGCAGCTTGAGCGCCGCGTCGGCCAGTGCGTGCTGACCTGCCCGACCACGGCCGTGTATGCCGGCCTGCCGATGGACGCCAGCGCCGACACCCTGCCGCTGGGCAAGAACCTGCGCTTCTTCGGCGACGGCTGGCAGATCAGCAAGATGATCGACGGCGTTCGCTACTGGCGCATCCCGGTGATGGACGGCGAATTCGTCGCGCAAGAAACCACGCCGATGCTGCGTGCGGTGGGCGGCGGCAACCTGCTGTTCTGCTGCACCGGCACCGACGAGGCCCTGGCCGTGTCCGAGGCCGCCGTGGCCGCGATGAAGGCCGTGCCCGGCGTGATCATGCCCTTCCCCGGCGGCGTCGTGCGCTCGGGCTCCAAGGTCGGCAGCAAGTACCCGGCGCTCGGCGCCTCGACCAACGATGCCTACTGCCCGGCCCTGATCGGCCTGGCGAAAAAGACCGAGCTGACGCCCGAGGTGCGCTGCGTGATGGAGATCGTGATCGACGGCCTGAGCGAGGCCGCCGTCGCCCAGGCCATGCGCGTGGGCATGCAGACCGCGGTGGACCACGGCGCCGCACGCGGCGTGCTGCGCATCGCGGCGGGCAACTACGGCGGCAAGCTGGGGCCCTACCTCTTCCACCTGCGCAAGATCTGGCACGAAGGCGCGCCCGGCGCGGCCGGACAAGGAGCGCGCGCATGA